From one Ignavibacteria bacterium genomic stretch:
- a CDS encoding replication protein, whose product MSQQMFERGFTKVSNGLLEAIMHYPASGLKKDILLFL is encoded by the coding sequence ATGTCACAACAAATGTTTGAAAGGGGCTTTACAAAGGTATCCAACGGACTGCTGGAAGCCATCATGCACTATCCCGCAAGCGGACTTAAGAAGGACATCCTGCTTTTCCTGAT